One window from the genome of Flavobacterium agricola encodes:
- a CDS encoding winged helix-turn-helix domain-containing protein, with translation MLEYLLKNKGKICTRKELLENIWNIHFEYDSSVIDVFMNAVRKKLNLNKETNFIKTIRGTGYLIE, from the coding sequence TTGTTAGAATATCTGTTAAAAAACAAAGGTAAAATTTGTACTAGAAAAGAACTATTAGAAAACATTTGGAACATTCATTTTGAATACGATAGTTCTGTAATTGACGTTTTTATGAATGCCGTTCGCAAAAAACTAAATCTAAACAAAGAAACTAACTTTATTAAAACAATTCGTGGAACAGGTTATCTTATCGAATAA